Within the Polymorphobacter megasporae genome, the region GCATCGTGTCGAGATCGCGAACTTCGCTCACACATACCCCAGTGACGTTATATCAGTCTGAACGCGTACCGAACCGATGGTCAAGCGATAACGCTTCGGTTTTCGCACAACCCTTGTGTAATGAGGCGGCGGAGGCACGGTATGACGGGTTCGATCGACGATTGGGCGAAGCTGGCGGCGAAGGAGGTCAAGGGGCGCGACCTCGACTGGCCGACGCCCGAGGGCATCACCGTCAAGCCATTGTACACCGCCGCCGACGTCGCCGGCATCGATCCGGGCCTGCCGGGGTTCGCGCCATACACCCGCGGGGTCAAGGCGACGATGTATGCCGGGCGGCCGTGGACGATCCGCCAGTACGCGGGTTTCTCGACTGCCAAGGCGTCGAACGCCTTCTACCGCCGCAACCTCGCCGCCGGGCAAAAGGGCCTGTCGGTCGCGTTCGATCTCGCCACCCACCGCGGCTACGACAGCGATCACCCGCGCGTGTCGGGCGACGTCGGCAAGGCCGGGGTCGCGATCGATAGCGTCGAGGACATGAAGATCCTGTTCGACGGCATTCCGCTCGACAAGATGAGCGTGTCGATGACGATGAACGGCGCGGTGATCCCGTGCCTCGCCTTCTTCATCGTCGCCGCCGAGGAGCAGGGCGTCGCCCCGGAACTGCTCGAGGGGACGATCCAGAACGACGTCCTCAAGGAGTTCATGGTCCGCAACACCTATGTCTACCCACCCGCGCCGTCGATGCGGATCGTCGCCGACATCATCGCTTTTACGGCAGCGCACATGCCGCGCTTCAACTCGATCTCGATCAGCGGCTACCACATGCAGGAGGCCGGGGCGACGCAGCTCCAGGAGCTCGCCTTTACCCTCGCCGACGGGATGGAGTATGTTCGTGCCGCGCAGGCCCGCGGCCTCGACGTCGACGCCTTCGCCCCGCGGCTGAGCTTCTTCTTCGCCATCGGCATGAACTTCTTCATGGAAGTGGCGAAGCTCCGCGCGGCGCGAACCCTGTGGTCGAAGATCATGGCGAACTTCGGCGCGAAGGACCCCAAGTCGCTGATGCTGCGGACGCATTGCCAGACGAGCGGCGTCTCGCTGACCGAGCGCGATCCGTACAACAACGTCATCCGCACCACCGTCGAGGCGATGGCGGCGGTGTTCGGCGGCACCCAGTCGCTCCACACCAATGCGCTCGACGAGGCGATCGCGCTGCCGACCGACTTCTCCGCCCGGATCGCGCGCAACACACAACTCGTCCTCGCCGAGGAGACCGGAATCACCCGCGTCGTCGATCCGCTCGGCGGGTCG harbors:
- the scpA gene encoding methylmalonyl-CoA mutase, translating into MTGSIDDWAKLAAKEVKGRDLDWPTPEGITVKPLYTAADVAGIDPGLPGFAPYTRGVKATMYAGRPWTIRQYAGFSTAKASNAFYRRNLAAGQKGLSVAFDLATHRGYDSDHPRVSGDVGKAGVAIDSVEDMKILFDGIPLDKMSVSMTMNGAVIPCLAFFIVAAEEQGVAPELLEGTIQNDVLKEFMVRNTYVYPPAPSMRIVADIIAFTAAHMPRFNSISISGYHMQEAGATQLQELAFTLADGMEYVRAAQARGLDVDAFAPRLSFFFAIGMNFFMEVAKLRAARTLWSKIMANFGAKDPKSLMLRTHCQTSGVSLTERDPYNNVIRTTVEAMAAVFGGTQSLHTNALDEAIALPTDFSARIARNTQLVLAEETGITRVVDPLGGSYYVEALTAELADKAWAMIEDIEKMGGMTVAVASGYPKLQIEEAAAAAQSRVDRGETVVVGVNKYAPATDDAIDILDVDSDSVREGQIALLAHVRATRDPVRAEAALDAIRDGAGGDGNLLALAVEAARARCTLGEISSAMEDVFGRHAAVVRMVSGVYGAAYGGDPGYRRVQDGIAAFEQRKGRRPRVMIAKMGQDGHDRGAKVVASAFADLGFEVTMGPLFQTPTEAAALAVAEDVDIVGASSLAAGHKSLIPELIAALKGAGRGDIRVIAGGVIPAQDYDFLRAAGTAAIFGPGTNIVASAAELLRLLGHNLPPEGLDEAAE